The proteins below are encoded in one region of Campylobacter rectus:
- a CDS encoding sensor histidine kinase: protein MSKNLKTPILATLIIMVLFIFQSYEIINLSSKDEYSKNIFELLEYEGKIRKALDANETLPVSLIYKYGIFNLKERKVVSNLDARPSDFKFITRQENGYLFYKTYFSVESEFYYLVLAKKQNNARILFITALTLTFALAVVFFTLYLSFISGIKPYKDAKKYMNNFFNDAMHELKTPLGVIGINLEMLGLDNKYVTRMRSALKQMQITYEDTEYYIKRGYILFPPEILNLSEFCLERARYMRGLAMAKNIKIYDFVKPDLQIFMSKIEAGRIIDNNLSNAVKYSREGGIINLRLFEKSGKIVLVVEDEGEGIKDTAKIWKRYARDDGVQGGFGLGLNIVQSICVKNGVEYGVRSELGKGSVFTYKFAPYSKSLLD, encoded by the coding sequence ATGTCGAAAAACCTTAAAACCCCTATTTTAGCCACTCTCATCATCATGGTTTTGTTTATATTTCAAAGCTATGAGATTATAAATTTAAGCTCCAAGGACGAATACTCTAAAAATATATTTGAGCTGCTTGAATACGAAGGCAAAATCCGCAAAGCGCTAGACGCAAACGAAACTCTGCCCGTGTCGCTCATTTACAAATACGGAATTTTTAATCTGAAAGAAAGAAAAGTCGTTTCAAATTTAGATGCGCGCCCCAGCGATTTTAAATTTATCACTCGCCAAGAAAATGGCTATCTTTTTTACAAGACCTATTTTAGCGTGGAGAGCGAGTTTTATTATCTCGTGCTAGCTAAAAAGCAAAATAACGCAAGAATTTTATTTATCACGGCCCTTACGCTCACTTTTGCTTTGGCGGTCGTATTTTTTACGCTTTATTTATCATTTATCAGCGGCATTAAGCCGTATAAAGACGCTAAGAAATATATGAATAACTTTTTTAACGACGCGATGCACGAGCTAAAAACTCCGCTCGGCGTCATCGGCATAAATCTTGAGATGCTGGGCCTTGATAACAAATACGTCACTCGTATGCGCTCGGCTCTAAAGCAAATGCAAATCACCTACGAGGACACCGAATACTATATCAAGCGCGGCTATATTTTATTCCCGCCCGAGATTTTAAATTTGAGCGAATTTTGCCTCGAGCGCGCGCGGTATATGAGAGGCCTTGCGATGGCGAAAAATATCAAAATTTATGATTTCGTGAAGCCTGATTTGCAAATTTTTATGAGCAAGATAGAGGCGGGCAGGATCATCGATAACAACCTAAGCAATGCCGTAAAATACAGCCGCGAAGGAGGAATAATAAATTTGCGCCTTTTTGAAAAAAGCGGCAAGATCGTGCTCGTAGTCGAGGATGAAGGCGAGGGCATCAAAGATACAGCTAAAATTTGGAAACGTTACGCCAGAGACGACGGCGTGCAGGGCGGCTTTGGTCTAGGGCTAAACATCGTGCAAAGCATCTGCGTGAAAAACGGCGTGGAGTATGGCGTGAGAAGCGAGCTTGGCAAAGGCAGCGTCTTTACGTATAAATTCGCCCCGTATTCAAAAAGCTTGCTCGACTAA
- a CDS encoding tetratricopeptide repeat protein gives MRRFISLIFFVALAFGGELADLSNECKKGNDEICKRLSVALKNLELACDEGGEKNAMSCAGLGYFYEFDKEFTKAVRYYDKACKLGADKACVYLGLLYQNGQGAAQDHKKANELFARTCEKGVGEGCASLAYSYGKGLGVYPDGKKTNELFAKACELGEETACYNLGLSYAMGDGVEKDAARAAQIFAISCERGHVGSCADLGVCYFKGEGVEKDYQRAALLFTRACSGASALACANLGFAYEKGMGVEKNKNAAKELYDRGCKLGEFSACRYLKNLR, from the coding sequence ATGAGACGTTTTATTTCGCTCATATTTTTTGTGGCGCTGGCTTTTGGCGGCGAGCTAGCCGATCTTAGCAACGAGTGCAAGAAAGGAAACGACGAGATTTGCAAAAGGCTCTCGGTCGCGCTCAAAAATCTCGAACTTGCCTGCGATGAAGGCGGCGAGAAAAACGCGATGTCTTGCGCGGGGCTGGGGTATTTTTACGAGTTTGATAAAGAATTTACAAAAGCCGTGCGATACTACGATAAGGCTTGCAAGCTGGGCGCGGACAAGGCCTGCGTATATCTGGGGCTGCTTTACCAAAACGGGCAGGGCGCGGCGCAAGATCATAAAAAGGCCAATGAGCTTTTTGCTAGAACTTGCGAAAAGGGCGTAGGCGAGGGGTGCGCGAGCCTGGCGTATAGCTACGGCAAGGGGCTTGGCGTCTATCCGGACGGCAAAAAGACGAATGAGCTTTTTGCTAAGGCCTGCGAACTAGGCGAGGAAACGGCGTGCTACAATCTTGGCTTAAGCTACGCGATGGGTGACGGCGTAGAAAAGGATGCAGCAAGGGCGGCGCAGATATTTGCGATATCTTGCGAGCGCGGGCACGTAGGCTCTTGTGCCGATCTTGGGGTTTGTTATTTTAAGGGCGAGGGCGTGGAAAAAGACTACCAAAGAGCCGCTTTGCTTTTTACTCGGGCTTGCTCGGGCGCTAGCGCGCTAGCTTGTGCAAATTTGGGCTTTGCCTACGAAAAGGGCATGGGCGTAGAAAAGAATAAAAACGCCGCCAAAGAACTTTACGATAGGGGCTGCAAGCTCGGGGAATTTAGCGCGTGCCGGTATCTGAAAAATTTGCGTTGA
- a CDS encoding HIT family protein, whose translation MIFEDELIFVERETSEIPWVKIFTKTPFKELTDCDEATQKRVFEAVLTTEKVMRKFYNPAKINIASFANYVPRVHFHVMARFESDSFFPEPVWGKKQREGELNLPDFAEFSQILADALKRSPRE comes from the coding sequence ATGATTTTTGAAGACGAGCTGATTTTCGTCGAGCGAGAAACGAGCGAGATACCGTGGGTAAAAATTTTTACCAAAACGCCGTTTAAGGAGCTAACAGACTGCGATGAGGCGACGCAAAAAAGAGTATTTGAAGCGGTTTTAACGACCGAAAAAGTAATGAGAAAATTTTATAATCCCGCAAAAATAAACATCGCAAGCTTTGCCAACTACGTGCCGCGCGTACATTTTCACGTGATGGCGAGGTTTGAGAGCGATAGCTTTTTCCCGGAGCCCGTGTGGGGTAAAAAGCAGCGCGAAGGCGAGCTAAATTTACCTGATTTTGCCGAATTTTCTCAAATTTTAGCGGACGCGCTAAAAAGAAGCCCGCGTGAATAA
- a CDS encoding cache domain-containing protein yields the protein MNKKILIPLIIVTCVLVGVLAFYRAEYEKQTQSENIKKFLDFQTQILNKNIEEEKLSAMTVAALLAQNEHIKKCMSESNRDKCLQALAGFTRTLSKVPIYKNVKFHLHTPEMKSFARSWIPMRGDDLTSFRYMLAEAKNGVTAGIEVGRGGVFIRSVAPIFNEQKQLGSIEALLDFKHLSDFFSQQGLDLFVLLDVGGDLPYQNSSDEGIIEGFHFVNKDYANLNVLPILKNIEFKSGAFYMTGSHAFTVQPMNDAQGKRIGYFVIYFNSDLKERNLAKLGVWFD from the coding sequence GTGAATAAAAAAATTCTAATCCCCTTAATCATCGTTACGTGCGTGCTGGTCGGCGTTTTGGCATTTTATAGAGCCGAATACGAAAAGCAAACTCAAAGCGAAAATATCAAGAAATTTCTTGATTTTCAGACACAAATTTTAAATAAAAATATCGAAGAGGAAAAACTCTCCGCGATGACGGTAGCGGCGCTGCTGGCGCAAAACGAACACATAAAAAAATGTATGAGCGAAAGCAACCGCGACAAGTGCCTGCAAGCCCTGGCCGGCTTTACGCGCACGCTTAGCAAGGTGCCCATCTACAAAAACGTCAAATTTCACCTCCATACGCCGGAGATGAAGAGCTTCGCTAGAAGCTGGATACCGATGCGAGGCGACGATCTGACGAGCTTTCGCTATATGCTAGCGGAGGCTAAAAACGGCGTCACGGCGGGAATTGAAGTCGGTCGCGGAGGGGTTTTTATTAGATCGGTCGCACCGATTTTTAACGAGCAAAAGCAGCTAGGCAGTATCGAGGCGCTGCTTGATTTTAAACATTTGAGCGATTTTTTTTCGCAGCAAGGGCTTGATCTTTTCGTATTGCTTGATGTCGGCGGCGACCTGCCCTATCAAAACAGCAGCGACGAGGGCATCATCGAAGGTTTTCACTTCGTAAATAAAGACTACGCGAATTTAAACGTCCTGCCGATACTAAAAAACATCGAATTTAAAAGCGGCGCATTTTATATGACGGGCTCGCACGCCTTCACCGTCCAGCCGATGAACGATGCGCAGGGCAAGCGCATAGGCTACTTCGTGATTTATTTTAACTCGGACTTAAAAGAGCGAAATTTAGCCAAGCTCGGCGTTTGGTTTGATTAG